The sequence below is a genomic window from Deltaproteobacteria bacterium.
GGCGTGTAGCTGCCCGGGGGCTGGGGATTGGGTACTAGGGGTTGGGGACTAACAACTGACAACTGAGAACCGACAACTGGCACCGCGCCGACCCACACCAGCCCGCGTCCATCGTGCTCGGTAATCTCGGGATGTGAGAACAGCAGTTCTTCTTTGAGATCGTCGAGGTCCTGATTGTCGAGCGTCAACTCACGCTGCAAGGCACGATAGGAAATCCGACCTCGTGCACGAATCAGCTCAGCAGCTTGGTCGACGACCTCAGAAAACTTCACAACCGTTTACTTCCCTTTTGGCGGGCCGAAGGCCAGCAGCACATTCCCCGGCATCCCGTTAAACCCATAGCCGGAGGTGAAGTACACCCAGCCATCGACGACCGTTACGCCCGCGCCGTTGAGCGAGCCGCCGTTGGTAGGAATTTTGTTGACCGCGTCATAGTTGCGTTTGGTGTCGTACTTCCAGAGGATTTTTCCATCTTTGGGATCGTAGGCGCGCATATACCCATCCATGGAACCGGCGAAGAGAATGCCGGGGATGAGCGTGGCGGCTTGAGGCTGCCCGGCGTTGCAGCCGACCTTGTCGAGACAATCGAGTGCGGGAGAAGCCGCTTTCCAGACCACTTTCCCGCTCGCGATATTGACCGCCCGCACCCCACCGGCTTTCTGCGGATCGCCGGAATTTTCCCACGCATCGGAGATCGGCACGTAGGCGAGCTGCTCGTCGGCGGTGAAGCCCCATTCGATGCCGCCCAGCAAGCCGCCCGGCGAAAGCCGCCGTTCCCAGACGATCTCGCCATTTTTGTCAGGATCAATCGCGTACATTACCCCCGACTTCTGCCCAGCAAGGAGCAGCGAACGTCCATTCGTGCCTTTGCGCAAGATGGCCGAAGCCCCGTAGTCGATATCTGGCCCGCACTTTTCACGAGAGATGGGATCGGCACTGGGCGTTAGACACGCCAGAGTAAACGCATCATGGGGCGTGGTTTGCCTCGCCCAACGGATGGCACCAGTTTCAAGGTCGAGCGCCAGGACGGCATCGGTCGTAGGCGCCGCTGGCGGCGAATACCCGTCGCCGGTGGTGACGTAAATCAAGCCGCGTTTTTCGTCGATCGTTGGCGCTGACCACACGCCCGCGCCGGCCGGTCCATAAAGTTGCGTGCCTTTGGTGTTCTTCTTGGTCGGTTTCGGTTCTTCGGGAATGGTGTAGGTTTTCCACAGGCGCTTCCCGGTCGCGGTATCGAGCGCGGCGACACTCCCGCGAAACGTGCAGCACTGGTACTCGGGGAAGGAGCCACTCACTTCCTCGACCGAAGCGGCGGCAATGTACACCCGACCTTTATGCACGACAGGAGCGGCACTGATCGCGGTGTCGCTATGATCGTCTGCTCTATATTCCCAAATCTTCTCTCCGGTGTTGGCGTCGAGCGCGTAGGCCCAGCCCTTACGATCGGCAGCGTAGACGACGTAGCGCGGCGGGGTACTTCCCGGCAGCGGCACGACGGACATCGTAGCGCGCACTCCTCCACGGGTGTCGAACTTCCAATGGGCACAGCCGGTTTGCGCATCAAGCGCATAGATGGCGTTGGACGTGCTGCCGATGAAGAGCCGCCCACCAACGACCGCAGGCTGAGTGCCAACCGTGGCCGCGTTATGAAAACCGAAGGCCCAGCGCAATTCCAACTTCCCCAAGGCGGCACGGTCCAGCTTCGCCTGCGCTGCCGGCTGGAAGCGAGTGTTCTCAAGATCGATTCCCCACCCTGACCAGTGCGGTTGAGCAAGCGCATTGGCAGGGAGCGGGTCGCTCTTGGCGCAACGTTGTAACTCCTCGGGCGCTTCGGCTGTGGAGCCTAACGTCTTGCCGGTGATGAATTCTGCCAGCGCTTTTTTCCGCTCAGGGGTGAAGCTCAGGACGTACATCGCCATCAGTCCCTTATCGATCGCGAAAAAGATTTTCTCTGGGGCAAGCGCACGTAATTGCTCGCTACGCATGGCGCGCGGCGGCGGAGTGTTATTGTGACAGTTCGAGCAGATGCGATTGAAGACCTCCGCCGGGGTTTCTTCTGCGGCCTGGAGTGTCGGTACGCTGAACAACCCGAGGACCAGAACAAAGGCGGCAATGGCAAATACGTAACCACGCACGGCGACATAAGAACGTTTCTCTTCTTGACGATACAACGACATAGATCCCTCCTGTGGGGAAACACTTAACACTCCATTTCGCGGTGAGCCAGGGGGAGGGGGAAGGCCAAGCAGAGTAGAGACGCTCCGCCGGGGCGTCTCTACAAAAACTGCGCGCGTTCCGCCACAATGTCGGCGTGCGAGGCGACGATCCGTTGCAATTTGAGCTGGGCAATGTGTTCGTCCGAGTATCCCAACAGTCGCTTGAGTACGGACTCGGTGTGTTCCGCCAGCAGCGGCCCCGGTGCCGCCACGTAGCCGGGAGTCGCCGACAATTTCACCGGCGTGCCGTCGAGCACTACCTCATCGCCTTCCGGTGTTCGCACCCGTGCCCAGTAGCCGCGTGCACGGAGCTGCGGGTCGCGATCCAGATCTTCTCCGTTCGCGACGATGCCAGCCGGGACTCCCGCGTGTTGCAAGCGGGTCATGACCTCTTCGGCTGTACGTTGTCTAGTCCAGGCTTCGACATGGCGATCGAGGTCTTCCTGGTGCGCAAGCCGCTGGTCCAAAGAAGAAAAACGTGACTCCTGTGTCCACGCCGGGGTGCCCACAACTCGGCAGAAGGCGTGCCACTCGTCTTCGGTAAAGATGGAGATCGCGCACCAGCGATCCTCGCTCGCACAGCGATACACTCCATGCGGGGCGGCGGGAGCTTCCTGCGAGCGATTGCCGAGCGGAGCAAGTGTCTTTTTGTTGACAAGGATATCGAGCAGCGCCGGACCCACCACACTGGCAATGGTCTCGAATTGCGAGAGATCGACAAACTGCCCCTCGCCTGTGCGTTTGCGATGCCACAACGCCATCAGTACGGCGAGCGCACCGCTATAGCCTCCGGACATATCGGCATAGGAATACCCCCAACCGGCCGGCTCGCCGTTGGCATGCCGCATCGACAAAGTATAGCCCGACAACGCTTGCAGCGTCGGGCCGTAGCTGACGTAATCTTTCTGGGGTCCGGTGTGCCCGAAGCCGGACATACTCACGGCGATGATGTCCGGTTTTATCTGACGGATGCTCTCGTAATCCATTCCCCAGTTGTGCATGACACGCGCACTGAAGTTGTCGATGACCACATCGGAGACCGCGACCAACTGGCGGGCAATCTCGCGACCGCGCGGGTCGGCCATGTTGATCACCGTGCTCTCTTTGCCGCGAAACAAATTACCGGTAAACCCGCCGCGTCGGCTGCCGAGATCCAGCGAGTCGCGCCGCTCGATCTTCACCACCTCGGCCCCTTGGTCGGCCAGGATACGAGTCGCCACCGGTCCAGCTACTACCCAAGTAAAATCGAGAATGCGGACACCATGGAGCGCGCGCCTGCGAGGTTGTTCCATCGGTTTCATGCCTCCATGAGGTGGGCAGCGATCTCCCGATACCGAGCGGCGGCCCGAGCAACGATCTCCGGCGGCAAGTGCGGCACCGGCGGTCGGCGATCCCATTTCAGCTCGATGAGGTAATTGCGAATGATCTGCTTATCGTAACTGTCTTGCGGCACCCCGGGCCGATACGTGTCCGCCCGCCAGAACCGCGACGAGTCCGGCGTGAAGGCTTCGTCAATCCACAGCAATTTCCCCTCGCGCAGGCCAAACTCGAACTTGGTGTCGGCGAGCAAGAATCCTTTGGAGCTGGCATAGGCGTGAGCGGCATTGTACAGCGCAAGACTGACGTCCCGTATCTGCGCGGCCAACGACGCGCCAATCGAGCGTTCGACTTCGCCGAAGGGGATATTTTCGTCGTGCTGCCCTTCCGGGGCTTTGGTCGAGGGCGTGAAAATCGGCTCGGGCAAGCGTTCGCTCTCGCGCAATCCGGCGGGCAACGCGATGCCACATACGCTCCGCGAGGCACGGTACTCCTGCCATCCAGAACCGGCCAGGTAGCCGCGCACGATACATTCGACCGGCAACGGCTGCGCCTTTCTCACCAGCATGGCGCGCCCGGCCAGCATGGCGCGATAGGGGTGGCAGACGGAGGGAAAATCGTCCACATGCACAGAGACGAGATGATTGGGAATAATATGGGACAAATGATCGAACCAAAAACTCGACACCTGGTTGAGCACCCGCCCTTTCCCTGGAATGCCTTCGTGAAGCACCACATCGAAGGCGGACACGCGATCCGTAGCAACGATTAGCAAATGCTCCTCGGTCTCGTAAATGTCGCGGACTTTCCCACGACGCGGCGCCGGCAACCCGGCGATGTCGGTCGTCAGAACAACAGCATCACTCATGCGTACACTCTCCTCACTCGACAAATCTCTCTAAACCGGAAAGCATGACATTCGTACACTTTACGCTGCGACCACCCGGCCCTGTCATTCTGAGCGCAGCGAAGAATCTCACGGCAAGACCCTTCACGGAGTTTATCCTGAGCGCAGCCGAAGGGTTCAGGGTGACAACTCTGGGGTGCGAATCTCATGACGTTTGGTTCAGCAACTCGGACTATTGGGTGGGCGGATTGTATACGTCCGGACGAGAAACGTCATCCATGGACATCGCGAGAAGGCACGGGAATTCGTGTCGGCTGGCGTGTTTGTCGGCACACGGGGAGCGCGTGCGTTGACAGAAAGGGAGAAGCGCAGTATAGGCCGAACAGGCACGCGCATTTTCCATAAGGAGGGGACACTATGGTTCGCATGTATATAATCGGTATGACACTGCTGCTGAGCGTGGCGACGCTAGGCTGCGAGAGCAAGCAAAAAGACACACAGGCACCTGCCCCGCAACAGGGTGCTCCTCAAACAGCGACCAAGACTCAGCCATCGGCGAGTGCCCCAGCCGCCCCCTCCCCAGAGCAACAGGCAAAGCAAGAAGAGGCACGCAAACAGATGGAGGCCCAAGGTCTGGCTTATACCAAGGAGGCGTTCTTCGAGAATGTGAAGAACGGGAAGGCCGAGCTTGTGACACAATTTCTGAACGCCGGAATGGGGCCGGATACGAAGGATTCCTACGGCGTGACGGCGCTCATGGTGGCGGCGGAGCAAGGCCACTCCACTGTCATCACCGCGTTGCTGGACGGAGGCGCGAAGCTCGAAGTGAAAGATACTTCGGGGAACACCGCCCTCATCTGGGCGGCGGGCGAAGGAAAAATGGAGGCGGTAAAAACACTCTTGGCGCGCGGCGCGAACGTCAACGCGCAGAACATCAGCGGCAAATCCGCCTTGTTGCAGGCGGCCTGGTATGCGCATAGCGACATCATCGACGTGTTGAAACAAGCAGGCGCGGAAGATCCACGACCTCAGGCTGCTGGGGGGAAGTGAAGGAGCGTCGCTCGGGAAAGAAGGCGACGTTCTACTTCCGGTCCAACGCCCGATATTGAATCGCCTCGGCTAAGTGCGCGCTGCCGACCTGTTCTTCTCCAGCTAAATCGGCAATGGTGCGCGCGACCTTCAGAATACGAGTGTAGGCGCGCGCGCTCAGGCCCAAACGAGCCATGGCGTTTTCGAGCAGCTTCTCCCCGATACTATCGGGCTGGCAAAATTTGCGAATGTCCTTGCTCGCCATCTGCGCGTTGCAGTACAGCGTGCGCCCCGAGAAGCGCTTAAGCTGGAGTGTCCGGGCCGTGTTCACCCGCCCGCGAATCGCGGCCGAGTCCTCCCCGGCTTCGCGATGACTCAGCTCCTTGTATTTCACTGCCGGCACTTCGACTTGGATGTCGATACGATCCAACAACGGACCGGAAATCTTCCCGCGATAGCGCTGGACCTGCTGCGGCGTGCAATGGCACTCATGCTGCGGATCGCCGAGGAACCCGCACAGGCAGGGGTTCATCGCCGACACCAACATGATGCTCGCCGGGTACGTGGTCGAGCCGATCGCCCGCGAAATCGTCACTTTGGCGTCTTCCAGTGGCTGCCGGAGGACTTCCAGCACATTCTTACGAAATTCAGGGAGTTCATCGAGGAACAAGACGCCATGATGTGCTAGCGACACCTCACCAGGCTTGGGAATCGCTCCACCGCCGATCAACCCGGCATCGGAAATCGTGTGATGAGGGGAGCGAAACGGCCGCGTCGCCACTAACGCGCGCCCGTCCATCAGACCGGCTACGCTGTGCACTTTGGTCGCTTCCAATGCCTCCGCCAGCGTCAGGTCCGGCAGAATGGTTGGCAAGCGCCGCGCCAGCATGGTTTTGCCTGCCCCCGGAGGACCGACAAGCAACACGTTATGTCCACCGGCGGCCGCGACCTCCAATGCACGTTTCACATGCTCTTGCCCCTTCACATCGCTAAAATCGACCTCATAGCGCGAATGCGCGGCAAAGATTTCTTTCAGATCAACCTGAGTCGCCGCCACCGGCTGGTCGCCATTCAGAAAAAGAAACGCCTCGCTCAGGGTCGCCACGCCAATGACTTCCACCCCTTCCACCACGGCGGCTTCCGCCGCATTTTCAGCCGGTACGAGCAGCCCTTTGAGCTGCCGGTCTCGTGCCATGAGCGCTAGCGGCAAAGCGCCGTGCACGGATTTCACTCGCCCGTCGAGGGAAAGTTCCCCCAGCAAGGCATATTCACTCAGGCGTTCCTTGTTCAGCCAGCCTTCCGCCGCCAGAATGCCCAAGGCGATAGGCAGGTCGTACGCGGACCCTTCTTTTTTCAAATCCGCTGGCGCGAGGTTGACGGTAATTCTGCGCGCGGAGGGAACCTCATAGCCGGAGTTTTTGATGGCCGACCGTACGCGATCTTTGCTTTCGCGCACCGCGCCTTCAGGAAGCCCCACGGTCGTAAACTGCGGCATGCCGAACGCCACGTCGACTTCCACTTCGACCAGGAGTCCATCAATGCCCACCAATGCACCGGAAAGTACTGTTGCTAGCATAGTTCCGTGCTAGCGAAAGTAAAAAGAAAAAGCAAGGAAGAGCTGAAGCTATCAGCCGTCAGCAATCAGCCAAACAAGAGGAAAGGCTCTTTTTGCTAAAAGCTGAAAGCTAAGAGCTGACGGCTGACAGCTGATAGCTCACTCCCCATACAGATGCTAAGGTGCGCCCGTAACAAGAGACTTGAAACAAAGGAGGACATACATATGGCTCGATTAGGAATCGTAGTGGCACGGCCGGGAGACACTTCGTTCGGCGAACTGCGGCAGTTGGCGAAGGAAGCGGAGTCTGCGGGCTTCGAGGCGGTGTTCTCGCCGGAATTTATGAACGACGCGCTTGCCAATTGCCAGATCATGGCGCAAGCGACCTCGACGGTGAAAGTCGGCACCTGGATCGCGAACATTTATTTACGCCATCCCGCCCTGTGCGCTCAAACGGCAGTGGCGATCGACGATACCTCGAAAGGCCGTTTACTCTTGGGACTAGGCGTCAGCCACCGTCCGCTGGTGGAAGGAATCTTGAAAGAAAAGATGGACAAGCCGCGCGATTTCTTGCGCGAATACCTGAAGGTCGTTCGCGATATTACTACCGGCATTGGCTACCCGGGTTCGCCGATGCCACCGCGTGCAGCCACGTACAAAGTACCCCTGTATGTCGCCGCGCTGGCGCTCGGCACGGTAGAACTCTGCGGAGAGATGGCGGATGGCACCATGCTCTATCTGTGCCCGACGAGCCGGATGCCGCGAGTCATGGCCGCTTTAGAGAAAGGCGCGGCCAAGGCGGGACGCTCCGTCTCTAACGTGGACATCACCAACGGCCTTCCCACGTGCATTAGCGATGACCTCAGCACCGCCCGCGCCGCAGCACGAGGCAACCTCTCTTTCTACGGCGGCTTGCCGTTTTACAACAAACTGTTTCAGAGCAGCGGCTTTGTCGAAGAAGCGGAAGGACTCGCCAAGGGCAATGCGAACGCGGTGTCGGACAGGATGGCGGAAGCGGTTTCTCTCGTCGGTTCGCCCTCCCGATGCCGAGAGCAACTGGCGGCGTTTCGCGAAGCCGGGGTCCAATTGCCGATCCTCGTCCCCGTTGCAGTTGGTGACCAGACGGCAGCCCAAGCCGTCCGTAAAGTGATTGAGACGTTCGCATAAGAGGCTAAAGGCTAAAGGCTACAGGGCCGCCCCCCTCCAGCCTTTAGCCTATGGCCTGTCGCCTATCTTTTCGGAATTTCCCACCGTTCTCCAACCGCCATCACTTTGATCGTCTCCAAGGTGCCGCCCACCTCGGAGACGACGCGGCGTAGCTCGCGGGGCGGCTCGTCGAGGGGTTCATCGGTCAGATCGAACGTTCCCCAATGGCACGGCACCATCCACCGTGCCTGCAAATCGAGAAACGCCCGATAGGCCTCGGCTGGATTCATGTGAGAATAGTGCATGATCCAGCGCGGCAAGTAGGCGCCGATCGGCAGTATCGCCACATCGATCGGCCCAAAGCGTTTTTTAATTTCAGCAAAGCCGTGAAAATATCCGGTGTCGCCGGCAAAGAAATAGGTGTATTCGTCGGAGGCAATCACCCATGCGCACCACAGGGTCGAGTTCGGCCACTGGTCGAGACGCTGCGACCAGTGTTGCGCAGGCACGCAGGTGATGCGCCAGCGCCCGTGTTGCACGGTCTGCCACCAGTCTAACTCGACGACGGCCTTCCGTCCCTTTTCTCGAAACCACTCGGCGAGCCCCATAGGCACGAACCACGTCATCGTCGCCGGCAAGGTCTCCACGGAATAGGCATCCAAATGGTCATAGTGGTTGTGCGAAATGACGGCAAATGCCGAGGCGGGAATGGACGAGATCGGCACGCCGGGCGGATGATGCCGTTTCGGCAGCAGCGCCCGGGTGTTGAACTGCGGGTCGGTCAGGAACACATCCGGTCCATCGTGGACGGCAAACGTCGAATGACCCACCCAGGTCACCGATGCGGACTGTTCGGGAACGGCAAACGATGCTCCATCGTTCATCACTCGCGGGACATCGAAAGGGGTGCGGTGCTCGCCGGTATAGGAGTCTCGGGAACTCAGCCAGCGGAACAGGTCGGTATACCGTCGCGGGCGGGGATTCCAAGGATTGAACCAGACTCCCGACTCGCGGTGAGGCACGAACAGCAAATTCGCATCGGAGGAGCCCTTCGGCGTGTTGTCGGAAGGGACGGCGCAACCGATGGACCACAAACAGCAGAGGGCAAAAAGCACGTTACGAAGTGACATAAGCATCGTCGTCGTCACCGAGAGACAAACCCGCTCCCGAAGAGATAGCCCCGGTGCGAAAAGTGCCCTTGCGGAAAGAACAGCTCCGCTCCCGACCTCTGCCCACCTGGAAAGAAATGCGAATGCCGCACGAACCTACTACAGCGCAAGCTCCGAGTCGAAGAAAATCGACTCGACGTTCCGCAGTAGGGACCGGCGGGAACGTCCCAATACGGCGAGCCATACGGGCTCAGACGACCGTAAAACGGCTGAGAATAATAGTCGGGGGAAACGTCGCGGATAATCACCGCACCGGCTTGTTGAACGACGATCCTAGGAGGTGGCGTGCGAGGAACCGCAACAAGAACGGATCGGGCCAGCTCTCCAGCCAACGCCACTTGCTGTTCTGCCGTCTGTAATCCTTGGGCGAGGCCACGTTCGTAGGCGCTCATCTGCAACTGCACCGCTGTCGTTTCCGGTTCGGCAGGGGGCTGCACTTCGACGGGAGCTGGGGCCGCCGTAGCGAACTTCGAGACGAACTGGCGCGCGGAAGCGCGTTGGACTTCGGGAACAGCGTCAACACTGTTGCTGAACTGGAGGCTCCCTCCCACGTCTCTCCAGCTATAGACAGTGGCCTGCGCCGAAGAAGCGAAAAGCAGAAGGCCGCCGAGCGAAATCGTCATGAGCTTGCCAATCATTTCTCTGCACCTCTCTCTGCACATCGGGGGCACCTCTATTTTCCAACATAGGCGATGAACAACCGCTGTCAACGCAACCTTGCCGCAGCCACTCAGGTCTAGTAGAAAAGCGAAGGGGTGGTGTGCTTCCCTCGCCCCTCAAGGAGGAAACATCGAATGACGGCAACAAGCAATGGAAAAAAGCAGCTCCTCGCCGGCGTCAAAGTTCTGGATTTCACCCAGTATCTCGCCGGTCCGGCAGCCACGCGGCTGCTCGCCGACCTCGGAGCGGACGTAGTGAAGATCGAACGCACCCCCGATGGCGATTTGGGTCGCAAAATCCATCTCGTCACTCCAGACATCAGCGGATTTTTTCTCGCCGCTTCCGCCGGCAAGAAGAGTCTGGCCATCGAATTCAGAAATCCCACGGGTATCGAAATCGTCAAAGAGTTGGTGCGGCAGGTGGACGTGGCGGTAGAGAATTACAGCCCCGGGGTCATGGCCAAATACGGACTCGATTACGAATCGCTCAAGCGAATCAACCCGCAGCTCATCATGTGTTCCATCTCCGGCTATGGTCAGGACGGTCCCTACGCCCATCACACCAGCTTCGATATTATCGCCCAGGCCCAGAGCGGCGTCATGGCGATGACCGGCGAGCCTGATGGCCCGCCGGAATACGTGGGGAACTATTTCGGCGACCCGAACGCCGGCATTCATGGCGCCTTAGCCATCTGCGCCGCACTCTTCCATCGCGCGTTACACGGCGAGGGGCAATATATCGACGTGTCGCAGCTCGAAGCGCTCGTAT
It includes:
- a CDS encoding ankyrin repeat domain-containing protein encodes the protein MVRMYIIGMTLLLSVATLGCESKQKDTQAPAPQQGAPQTATKTQPSASAPAAPSPEQQAKQEEARKQMEAQGLAYTKEAFFENVKNGKAELVTQFLNAGMGPDTKDSYGVTALMVAAEQGHSTVITALLDGGAKLEVKDTSGNTALIWAAGEGKMEAVKTLLARGANVNAQNISGKSALLQAAWYAHSDIIDVLKQAGAEDPRPQAAGGK
- a CDS encoding LLM class flavin-dependent oxidoreductase, with the translated sequence MARLGIVVARPGDTSFGELRQLAKEAESAGFEAVFSPEFMNDALANCQIMAQATSTVKVGTWIANIYLRHPALCAQTAVAIDDTSKGRLLLGLGVSHRPLVEGILKEKMDKPRDFLREYLKVVRDITTGIGYPGSPMPPRAATYKVPLYVAALALGTVELCGEMADGTMLYLCPTSRMPRVMAALEKGAAKAGRSVSNVDITNGLPTCISDDLSTARAAARGNLSFYGGLPFYNKLFQSSGFVEEAEGLAKGNANAVSDRMAEAVSLVGSPSRCREQLAAFREAGVQLPILVPVAVGDQTAAQAVRKVIETFA
- a CDS encoding phosphoribosylaminoimidazolesuccinocarboxamide synthase, which translates into the protein MSDAVVLTTDIAGLPAPRRGKVRDIYETEEHLLIVATDRVSAFDVVLHEGIPGKGRVLNQVSSFWFDHLSHIIPNHLVSVHVDDFPSVCHPYRAMLAGRAMLVRKAQPLPVECIVRGYLAGSGWQEYRASRSVCGIALPAGLRESERLPEPIFTPSTKAPEGQHDENIPFGEVERSIGASLAAQIRDVSLALYNAAHAYASSKGFLLADTKFEFGLREGKLLWIDEAFTPDSSRFWRADTYRPGVPQDSYDKQIIRNYLIELKWDRRPPVPHLPPEIVARAAARYREIAAHLMEA
- a CDS encoding CoA transferase, giving the protein MEQPRRRALHGVRILDFTWVVAGPVATRILADQGAEVVKIERRDSLDLGSRRGGFTGNLFRGKESTVINMADPRGREIARQLVAVSDVVIDNFSARVMHNWGMDYESIRQIKPDIIAVSMSGFGHTGPQKDYVSYGPTLQALSGYTLSMRHANGEPAGWGYSYADMSGGYSGALAVLMALWHRKRTGEGQFVDLSQFETIASVVGPALLDILVNKKTLAPLGNRSQEAPAAPHGVYRCASEDRWCAISIFTEDEWHAFCRVVGTPAWTQESRFSSLDQRLAHQEDLDRHVEAWTRQRTAEEVMTRLQHAGVPAGIVANGEDLDRDPQLRARGYWARVRTPEGDEVVLDGTPVKLSATPGYVAAPGPLLAEHTESVLKRLLGYSDEHIAQLKLQRIVASHADIVAERAQFL
- a CDS encoding YifB family Mg chelatase-like AAA ATPase, which codes for MLATVLSGALVGIDGLLVEVEVDVAFGMPQFTTVGLPEGAVRESKDRVRSAIKNSGYEVPSARRITVNLAPADLKKEGSAYDLPIALGILAAEGWLNKERLSEYALLGELSLDGRVKSVHGALPLALMARDRQLKGLLVPAENAAEAAVVEGVEVIGVATLSEAFLFLNGDQPVAATQVDLKEIFAAHSRYEVDFSDVKGQEHVKRALEVAAAGGHNVLLVGPPGAGKTMLARRLPTILPDLTLAEALEATKVHSVAGLMDGRALVATRPFRSPHHTISDAGLIGGGAIPKPGEVSLAHHGVLFLDELPEFRKNVLEVLRQPLEDAKVTISRAIGSTTYPASIMLVSAMNPCLCGFLGDPQHECHCTPQQVQRYRGKISGPLLDRIDIQVEVPAVKYKELSHREAGEDSAAIRGRVNTARTLQLKRFSGRTLYCNAQMASKDIRKFCQPDSIGEKLLENAMARLGLSARAYTRILKVARTIADLAGEEQVGSAHLAEAIQYRALDRK
- a CDS encoding MBL fold metallo-hydrolase; the protein is MSLRNVLFALCCLWSIGCAVPSDNTPKGSSDANLLFVPHRESGVWFNPWNPRPRRYTDLFRWLSSRDSYTGEHRTPFDVPRVMNDGASFAVPEQSASVTWVGHSTFAVHDGPDVFLTDPQFNTRALLPKRHHPPGVPISSIPASAFAVISHNHYDHLDAYSVETLPATMTWFVPMGLAEWFREKGRKAVVELDWWQTVQHGRWRITCVPAQHWSQRLDQWPNSTLWCAWVIASDEYTYFFAGDTGYFHGFAEIKKRFGPIDVAILPIGAYLPRWIMHYSHMNPAEAYRAFLDLQARWMVPCHWGTFDLTDEPLDEPPRELRRVVSEVGGTLETIKVMAVGERWEIPKR
- a CDS encoding PQQ-binding-like beta-propeller repeat protein, with translation MSLYRQEEKRSYVAVRGYVFAIAAFVLVLGLFSVPTLQAAEETPAEVFNRICSNCHNNTPPPRAMRSEQLRALAPEKIFFAIDKGLMAMYVLSFTPERKKALAEFITGKTLGSTAEAPEELQRCAKSDPLPANALAQPHWSGWGIDLENTRFQPAAQAKLDRAALGKLELRWAFGFHNAATVGTQPAVVGGRLFIGSTSNAIYALDAQTGCAHWKFDTRGGVRATMSVVPLPGSTPPRYVVYAADRKGWAYALDANTGEKIWEYRADDHSDTAISAAPVVHKGRVYIAAASVEEVSGSFPEYQCCTFRGSVAALDTATGKRLWKTYTIPEEPKPTKKNTKGTQLYGPAGAGVWSAPTIDEKRGLIYVTTGDGYSPPAAPTTDAVLALDLETGAIRWARQTTPHDAFTLACLTPSADPISREKCGPDIDYGASAILRKGTNGRSLLLAGQKSGVMYAIDPDKNGEIVWERRLSPGGLLGGIEWGFTADEQLAYVPISDAWENSGDPQKAGGVRAVNIASGKVVWKAASPALDCLDKVGCNAGQPQAATLIPGILFAGSMDGYMRAYDPKDGKILWKYDTKRNYDAVNKIPTNGGSLNGAGVTVVDGWVYFTSGYGFNGMPGNVLLAFGPPKGK
- a CDS encoding CoA transferase is translated as MTATSNGKKQLLAGVKVLDFTQYLAGPAATRLLADLGADVVKIERTPDGDLGRKIHLVTPDISGFFLAASAGKKSLAIEFRNPTGIEIVKELVRQVDVAVENYSPGVMAKYGLDYESLKRINPQLIMCSISGYGQDGPYAHHTSFDIIAQAQSGVMAMTGEPDGPPEYVGNYFGDPNAGIHGALAICAALFHRALHGEGQYIDVSQLEALVYLDYINFPLFMMSNGAIQPKRFGGDFFNICPYGVYKAKHGHIVFAVAEHQWGPLVRAMGKPELQTDPRYATQIARCQRRPEVRQHIETWLQTFEDDETPLRILAEARVPSAPILDIPQVPEHRQLKARQLFQDVPHPVLGSTPVAKSPFHFSTASVAIPFRAPLLGEHNEEILQGRLGYDSERIAGLYRDGVIVQDGKVRELREAGKL
- a CDS encoding DUF4124 domain-containing protein, which translates into the protein MIGKLMTISLGGLLLFASSAQATVYSWRDVGGSLQFSNSVDAVPEVQRASARQFVSKFATAAPAPVEVQPPAEPETTAVQLQMSAYERGLAQGLQTAEQQVALAGELARSVLVAVPRTPPPRIVVQQAGAVIIRDVSPDYYSQPFYGRLSPYGSPYWDVPAGPYCGTSSRFSSTRSLRCSRFVRHSHFFPGGQRSGAELFFPQGHFSHRGYLFGSGFVSR